In a single window of the Candidatus Limnocylindrales bacterium genome:
- a CDS encoding acyl-CoA reductase has translation MKTTSTGEQEPGTREGHRAMRAAQGGGGASAPCATNAAALEQAIREGGRARARVLDAMTTAEIIEILAAAATAWTQPHYTPRIRLVGLLTRDLRLSRVLLERGLDSIFGVVTEDSLRRLVEREVEQPQALESATEMIGGRRGRLLGPRVVFHSLAGNVPGLSIPPIVASLLARSICVVRDSERQPWLTAAFVATLAEYSRDLAAMVVPASWRAGDMGMEKLIFELAHRVELSGSDSTMKSIVSRHPRRPIVTRGSRISVGVVPREADTDQWQEGFAADIVQYEGLGCLTPHVVFVEGAEKRASRLARLLGIQLSRYEALCPRLPRELAVETRRRAFLDACEMVSLREGGGILLRGRGDAWVVHYRPLAPAAPGPGLRTVVVASVANRTELVERLRTAQLPLAGVGLGLDPAHHAYEDLAGTFEQLGATWICPPGQMQRPPIEWAQDGHHRLADLLEWRTVEETV, from the coding sequence GTGAAGACGACTTCGACAGGCGAACAGGAACCGGGCACGCGCGAAGGTCATCGCGCGATGCGTGCTGCGCAGGGCGGAGGCGGCGCTTCCGCGCCGTGCGCGACCAACGCCGCGGCGCTCGAACAGGCGATCCGCGAAGGCGGGCGCGCGCGCGCGCGTGTTCTCGACGCCATGACCACCGCCGAGATCATCGAAATTCTCGCAGCTGCGGCCACCGCGTGGACCCAGCCCCACTACACTCCGCGCATCCGCCTCGTCGGGCTGCTGACGCGCGACCTCCGGCTGTCGCGCGTGCTTCTCGAGCGCGGCCTCGACTCGATCTTCGGCGTCGTCACCGAGGACTCGCTTCGCCGCCTTGTCGAGCGCGAAGTCGAGCAGCCGCAAGCGCTCGAATCCGCAACCGAGATGATCGGCGGCCGTCGCGGGCGCCTGCTCGGCCCACGCGTCGTATTTCATTCGCTGGCCGGCAACGTGCCGGGGCTTTCGATTCCTCCGATCGTCGCGTCGCTGCTGGCGCGCTCGATCTGCGTGGTGCGCGACAGTGAGCGGCAGCCGTGGCTGACGGCCGCGTTCGTCGCGACGCTCGCCGAGTATTCGCGCGACCTTGCCGCCATGGTCGTCCCCGCGTCGTGGCGTGCCGGCGACATGGGAATGGAGAAGCTGATTTTCGAGCTTGCCCATCGCGTCGAGCTGTCGGGCTCGGACTCGACGATGAAGTCGATCGTGTCGCGGCATCCGCGCCGACCGATCGTCACGCGCGGCTCGCGCATCAGCGTCGGCGTCGTGCCGCGCGAGGCCGACACCGACCAGTGGCAGGAAGGCTTTGCGGCCGACATCGTGCAGTACGAAGGCCTCGGCTGCCTGACGCCGCACGTCGTGTTCGTCGAAGGTGCGGAGAAGCGCGCGTCGCGTCTTGCGCGCCTGCTCGGGATTCAGCTCAGCCGCTACGAGGCGCTGTGTCCGCGGCTTCCGCGCGAGCTTGCGGTCGAGACGAGGCGGCGCGCGTTTCTCGATGCGTGCGAGATGGTGTCGCTTCGCGAAGGCGGCGGCATCCTGCTGCGCGGGCGCGGCGATGCGTGGGTGGTGCACTACCGGCCGCTTGCTCCGGCAGCGCCGGGACCGGGGCTGCGCACCGTCGTGGTCGCATCGGTCGCCAATCGCACCGAGCTCGTCGAGCGGCTGAGAACCGCACAGCTTCCGCTGGCCGGCGTCGGGCTCGGGCTCGATCCCGCGCATCACGCGTACGAAGACCTTGCCGGAACGTTCGAGCAGCTCGGCGCGACGTGGATCTGCCCACCCGGCCAGATGCAGCGCCCGCCGATCGAATGGGCGCAGGACGGACATCACCGGCTCGCGGATCTTCTCGAATGGCGCACCGTCGAAGAGACCGTTTGA
- a CDS encoding ATP-binding protein: protein MSAEVARTGPRTSIRAKLLAASAILLTGSTLLYGLVAFATARSVLLPSIREQLADDTVNVKGGLEEMLVAHYRNVRTWARLSIMREIVVQDMDKTIARFLASLQRDYGVYLDMLVFGKDGVCVASSDADDIGRRLPESAATATDGAYGDSAVPSMEWSDRHHAWYVRLASTIPDPDHDGEVLGTLVAMLNRDVLDRIVVPKPGHSQVELRLFDGNDRLVAGRSDPIAIRHPERWQVGRGSNPERFPADAPPIIHEGTDLEGRAFIVAEVPIGSEKILPTPGWHLTASIPRDLALAPVVAVRDRVFATGFGLILFALAAAALLADRLARPIKELTQVAARIARTGDLEPVPSPSSHDEVGELAGAFQRMVTAVASANDEMIRTSKLAFLGEMAAGIAHEVRTPLGIIRNAAQLLERRMKDCGDNEAAEWSVFIKEESDRLARVVADLLDFVKPVPPLKSSVDLSVIVERSAHLLASESTARGVAIDIEHARQPIIVACDSDQMHQVCLNLLMNAMQASPRGSKVEVGLAECGPAAELVVVDHGHGIPSEVLERLFEPFTSKRDGGIGLGLAIVRRIVRAHGGEVTARNRPEGGAEFRVTLPVHQQSNNGELR, encoded by the coding sequence ATGTCCGCTGAAGTCGCACGAACGGGCCCGAGGACGTCGATCCGCGCGAAGCTGCTGGCCGCGTCGGCGATTCTGCTGACCGGGTCGACGCTGCTTTATGGCCTGGTCGCGTTCGCGACAGCACGCAGCGTGCTGCTGCCGTCGATTCGCGAGCAGCTGGCCGACGATACCGTCAACGTCAAGGGCGGGCTGGAAGAGATGCTGGTCGCCCACTACCGCAACGTTCGCACGTGGGCGCGGCTTTCGATCATGCGCGAGATCGTCGTGCAGGACATGGACAAGACGATCGCCCGTTTTCTCGCATCGCTCCAGCGTGACTACGGCGTTTATCTCGACATGCTCGTGTTCGGGAAGGACGGCGTCTGCGTCGCGTCGAGCGATGCGGACGATATCGGCAGGCGGCTGCCCGAGTCCGCCGCAACGGCGACCGACGGGGCGTACGGCGACTCCGCCGTACCATCGATGGAATGGTCCGATCGTCATCACGCGTGGTACGTACGGCTCGCCTCGACGATTCCCGACCCTGACCACGACGGCGAAGTGCTCGGCACGCTCGTCGCGATGCTCAATCGCGATGTCCTCGACCGGATCGTCGTGCCCAAGCCCGGCCACTCGCAGGTGGAGTTGCGCCTTTTCGACGGCAACGATCGCCTCGTGGCCGGACGCAGCGATCCGATTGCGATCCGGCATCCGGAGCGCTGGCAAGTGGGACGCGGCAGCAATCCGGAGCGCTTTCCCGCCGACGCTCCGCCCATCATTCACGAGGGAACCGACCTTGAGGGCCGCGCATTCATCGTTGCGGAAGTCCCGATCGGCAGCGAAAAAATACTGCCGACGCCCGGTTGGCATCTGACGGCGAGCATCCCGCGGGATCTGGCGCTCGCACCGGTCGTCGCGGTCCGGGATCGCGTGTTCGCCACCGGGTTCGGCCTGATTCTCTTTGCGCTCGCCGCGGCAGCGCTGCTGGCGGATCGCCTCGCACGCCCGATCAAGGAGCTGACGCAGGTGGCCGCGCGAATCGCGCGAACCGGTGATCTCGAACCCGTGCCGTCGCCGAGCTCGCACGACGAGGTCGGCGAGCTGGCGGGCGCGTTTCAGAGAATGGTCACGGCGGTCGCCTCGGCCAATGACGAAATGATCCGGACCTCCAAGCTGGCGTTCCTCGGCGAGATGGCGGCCGGTATCGCACACGAGGTGCGCACTCCGCTCGGTATCATCCGCAACGCGGCGCAGCTGCTCGAGCGCAGGATGAAGGACTGCGGCGACAACGAAGCCGCCGAATGGTCCGTCTTCATCAAGGAAGAATCCGATCGCCTGGCGCGCGTCGTCGCCGACCTCCTCGACTTCGTCAAGCCTGTGCCGCCGCTCAAGTCGTCCGTCGACCTGAGCGTGATCGTCGAACGCTCGGCCCACCTTCTCGCGTCGGAATCGACGGCGCGCGGCGTGGCAATCGACATTGAACATGCCCGGCAGCCGATCATCGTGGCCTGCGATTCCGACCAGATGCACCAGGTCTGTCTCAACCTGCTGATGAACGCGATGCAGGCGAGCCCCAGGGGATCGAAGGTCGAGGTTGGCCTGGCCGAATGCGGACCCGCAGCAGAGCTCGTGGTCGTCGATCATGGGCACGGGATCCCGTCCGAGGTCCTCGAAAGGCTGTTCGAGCCGTTCACCAGCAAACGGGACGGCGGCATCGGGCTCGGCCTCGCCATCGTACGCCGCATCGTGCGCGCACACGGCGGCGAGGTCACTGCCCGCAACCGGCCCGAAGGCGGCGCGGAGTTCCGCGTAACGCTTCCCGTCCACCAGCAAAGCAACAATGGAGAACTGCGATGA
- a CDS encoding ferritin-like domain-containing protein, whose amino-acid sequence MKSSDSEPDSMHGLRRLARLCIEERGLDRKVELTGRTIDAWRDGRLRIEPHTELSTGTGAPDDVTPGLPPGLVLTSPTRVRRRSFGSTQGLAAFVHAIAHIEWNAINLAWDAVWRFDAMPREYYDDWSIVAAEEAKHFAMLRARLIELGTDYGAMPAHAGLWETAQHTRHDLLARMALVPRVLEARGLDVTPGLIEKLRRSGDEATARILEVVLRDEVGHVRIGSHWFHYLCERRGLAPAAAFEAAVRTHFRGRTRAIVDAVPRRLRIEAGFREDELDALARLAEEPATGRVS is encoded by the coding sequence ATGAAGTCTTCCGACAGCGAGCCCGATTCGATGCACGGCCTTCGGCGGCTTGCTCGACTCTGCATCGAGGAACGCGGCCTCGATCGCAAGGTCGAGCTCACTGGCCGCACGATTGACGCATGGCGTGATGGCAGGTTGCGCATCGAGCCACACACCGAATTGTCTACCGGTACGGGAGCACCCGATGATGTCACGCCCGGCCTGCCGCCGGGCCTCGTACTGACATCTCCGACAAGAGTGCGCCGGCGCAGTTTCGGATCGACGCAGGGTCTTGCCGCATTCGTTCACGCGATCGCACACATCGAATGGAACGCGATCAATCTTGCGTGGGATGCCGTCTGGCGCTTCGACGCGATGCCGCGTGAGTATTACGACGACTGGTCGATAGTGGCTGCCGAGGAGGCGAAGCACTTCGCGATGCTGCGTGCGCGACTGATCGAGCTCGGCACCGACTACGGCGCAATGCCGGCTCACGCCGGTCTGTGGGAAACCGCCCAGCACACCCGCCATGACCTGCTCGCCAGAATGGCGCTCGTCCCCCGCGTGCTCGAAGCGCGCGGGCTCGACGTGACGCCGGGACTGATCGAAAAGCTCCGTCGCAGCGGCGACGAAGCCACCGCCCGGATCCTCGAGGTCGTGCTGCGTGACGAGGTCGGCCACGTGCGCATCGGCTCGCACTGGTTCCACTATCTCTGCGAGCGGCGGGGATTGGCTCCGGCGGCGGCGTTCGAGGCGGCCGTGCGCACCCATTTTCGCGGCCGGACCAGGGCGATCGTCGATGCCGTACCAAGGCGGCTGCGCATCGAGGCCGGCTTTCGCGAGGACGAGCTCGATGCCCTCGCCCGTCTGGCCGAAGAGCCGGCAACGGGCCGCGTTTCCTGA
- a CDS encoding sigma-54 dependent transcriptional regulator, with translation MKRERTILVVDDEERFRRLLEAALTQRGHRVVTAASGKEASARLDEGIDLLLTDLRMPDKDGIELLGEARRSNPAMPVIVMTAYGTVDSAVQAMHLGAFDYITKPFDLDELDMLIKRAFELDGLASENRFLRESGHRGLANMVGQSAPIRKMFAEVRSVAQSRAPVLIVGETGTGKEHVARAIHECSDRASSLFVPINCAAIPLELLESELFGHARGAFTGASDQRIGKFELASGGTMFLDEIGDMPLVLQAKLLRVLEEGIVQRVGSNIPVHVDVRMVSATHRNLSEAVSEGRFREDLYYRLNVLQLRVPPLRERDGDIALLAAHFLAESASRIGRRPLTLQRDARELLEAYLWPGNVRELRNVCERLTVRCEGDRADDDMVAHLLDLPEVDPAAAASMGPEPATLAAVVGRAEAEAIRQALAKCGDNKAKAARLLGVSERNLWYKIKRHRIGDVGCA, from the coding sequence ATGAAACGCGAGCGCACCATTCTCGTCGTCGATGATGAAGAGCGATTCCGGCGGTTGCTCGAAGCGGCACTGACGCAGCGCGGTCACCGCGTGGTCACTGCTGCGAGCGGAAAGGAAGCCAGCGCCCGTCTCGACGAGGGCATCGACCTTCTGCTGACCGACCTCCGGATGCCGGACAAGGACGGCATTGAGCTTCTGGGCGAGGCGCGCCGGAGCAATCCGGCAATGCCGGTAATCGTGATGACCGCATACGGCACGGTCGATTCGGCAGTCCAGGCCATGCATCTCGGCGCGTTCGATTACATCACGAAGCCTTTCGACCTCGATGAGCTGGACATGCTGATCAAGCGTGCGTTCGAGCTGGACGGGCTCGCCTCCGAGAATCGTTTCCTGCGCGAGAGCGGGCACCGCGGACTCGCCAACATGGTCGGCCAGTCGGCCCCGATACGGAAGATGTTCGCCGAGGTCCGGTCCGTCGCGCAGTCGCGCGCTCCGGTGCTGATCGTCGGCGAAACCGGAACCGGCAAGGAGCATGTCGCTCGTGCGATTCACGAATGCAGCGACCGCGCCTCGTCGCTTTTCGTCCCGATCAACTGCGCCGCCATTCCGCTCGAGCTGCTCGAAAGCGAGCTGTTCGGACACGCGCGCGGCGCCTTCACCGGAGCATCCGACCAGCGCATCGGAAAGTTCGAGCTGGCTTCGGGCGGCACGATGTTCCTCGACGAGATCGGCGACATGCCGCTGGTGCTGCAGGCCAAGCTGCTGAGAGTTCTGGAAGAAGGGATCGTGCAGCGCGTGGGCAGCAACATCCCGGTGCACGTGGACGTGCGGATGGTTTCGGCCACGCACCGCAATCTGTCCGAGGCTGTCTCCGAAGGCCGTTTCCGCGAGGACCTGTATTACCGCCTCAACGTGCTGCAGCTGCGCGTGCCGCCGCTGCGCGAGCGCGACGGCGACATCGCCCTGCTCGCTGCGCATTTCCTTGCCGAGTCGGCATCGCGCATCGGCCGCCGGCCGCTGACGCTTCAGCGCGACGCGCGCGAGCTTCTCGAAGCCTATCTGTGGCCCGGCAATGTCCGGGAGCTGCGGAACGTATGCGAGCGCTTGACCGTGCGCTGCGAAGGCGACCGCGCGGACGACGACATGGTCGCACACCTGCTTGATCTTCCTGAGGTCGACCCGGCCGCTGCGGCTTCGATGGGCCCAGAGCCGGCCACGCTTGCTGCCGTCGTCGGACGCGCGGAGGCCGAAGCCATCCGTCAGGCGCTCGCGAAATGCGGCGACAACAAGGCCAAGGCCGCACGGCTGCTCGGCGTCAGCGAGCGCAACCTCTGGTACAAGATCAAACGCCATCGCATCGGAGACGTCGGCTGCGCGTAA
- a CDS encoding SDR family oxidoreductase: MTRQAGDWALILGASSGFGAAVSRAVASRGINVCGVHLDRRSTIAAATETREACEAAGVEALFFNANAADPEKVRAILDELATRCQPGRLRLVFHSLAFGALMPLVGDTPKTSATPAQIAMTFEVMASSLVIWTQEAAWRGLMGPGTRVLAMTSAGSTRSMPSYGMVSAAKAALEAFVRQLAVELGPRGITVNALRAGVTDTPALRKIPGHERMMEVAGALNPGGRLTKPEDVARFVALLLEAEAAWVSGSVIGVDGGEDVAAS; the protein is encoded by the coding sequence GTGACACGTCAGGCAGGGGACTGGGCGCTGATTCTGGGCGCATCGAGCGGCTTCGGCGCGGCCGTCAGCCGGGCCGTGGCGTCCAGAGGGATCAACGTCTGCGGAGTCCATCTCGACCGCCGTTCGACGATCGCGGCGGCGACCGAAACACGCGAAGCCTGCGAAGCGGCCGGCGTCGAAGCGCTCTTCTTCAATGCGAATGCCGCGGATCCGGAAAAGGTGCGCGCGATCCTCGACGAGCTCGCCACGCGCTGCCAGCCGGGACGGCTGCGCCTCGTGTTCCACTCGCTCGCATTCGGAGCATTGATGCCGCTCGTCGGTGACACGCCGAAAACGTCGGCAACGCCTGCGCAGATCGCAATGACGTTCGAAGTGATGGCGAGCTCGCTCGTGATCTGGACGCAGGAGGCGGCGTGGCGCGGCCTGATGGGACCGGGGACGCGCGTGCTCGCGATGACGTCGGCCGGATCGACGCGCTCGATGCCGTCGTACGGAATGGTCTCGGCGGCAAAGGCTGCGCTCGAAGCGTTCGTCCGTCAGCTTGCGGTCGAGCTCGGGCCGCGCGGCATTACCGTCAACGCACTTCGCGCAGGCGTCACCGATACGCCGGCGCTTCGAAAGATTCCCGGGCATGAGCGGATGATGGAGGTTGCCGGAGCGCTCAATCCCGGCGGCCGCCTGACGAAGCCGGAAGACGTTGCGCGTTTCGTCGCGCTGCTGCTCGAGGCCGAAGCGGCGTGGGTTTCCGGAAGCGTGATCGGCGTCGACGGCGGCGAGGACGTGGCGGCGTCCTGA
- a CDS encoding O-antigen ligase family protein: protein MMGPSEASTDARGLFARMAMAAGFFGLLLASYITAWTGGGSYLVSAMIGILGVALVVRRPTIGVYILLTTFLFTYPAALRGVGNLTINNVLGLLLVPMMIYEMVRDNRWWVVRFKPFILLAIAVGSLIVSAAFYSGGSEYVEEKATTKVEMSTRAQGPALFATRDEGAKLLTRMVFLVLFVFFVRTNRDLQLVVAILVAALLFTYFSIGTGEGIAGWGTGRLRSLGDAGGALYAGRNPNKLAYFALLVLTMLWYARRTIRSPILYPLWAVITAITFIMIPLTASRSGMLNLLVFVLIVMWEGKFNVRKFVAFAVVTMAIVIQFAYDASVIDLLLPSQTAQRLTNVGLSSQALSDESFEAQGSAGGRFRTAQAATRVWFEYPVFGVGIGNFETERAVTDPFGVVGPPHNSYLWALAEGGVVVFVLYLWLFWWTLRRIHEIRWEYEARYGPMKLGWLVAAMRTALIGFLFYSFFADMWYHDFFYILMGICLALIHLHEQYAETGRVPESFAIGGRSSESSSPASRAPRGAITTPPVVVAMPRLSGS from the coding sequence ATGATGGGCCCTTCCGAAGCCTCCACCGACGCACGCGGCCTTTTTGCCCGCATGGCGATGGCGGCCGGCTTCTTCGGCCTGCTGCTCGCCTCCTACATCACCGCGTGGACCGGCGGCGGCTCGTATCTGGTCAGCGCGATGATCGGCATCCTCGGCGTTGCGCTGGTCGTGCGCCGGCCGACGATCGGCGTCTACATCCTGCTGACCACGTTCCTGTTCACCTATCCCGCCGCGCTTCGCGGCGTCGGCAACCTGACGATCAACAACGTCCTCGGGCTGCTGCTCGTACCGATGATGATCTACGAGATGGTGCGCGACAATCGCTGGTGGGTCGTGCGCTTCAAGCCGTTCATCCTGCTCGCGATTGCCGTCGGATCGCTGATCGTGTCCGCGGCGTTCTACTCGGGCGGCAGCGAATACGTGGAAGAAAAAGCCACCACCAAGGTGGAAATGAGCACGCGCGCCCAGGGCCCGGCACTCTTCGCGACACGCGACGAAGGCGCCAAGCTTCTGACGCGAATGGTCTTCCTGGTACTGTTCGTATTCTTCGTCCGCACCAACCGCGACCTGCAGCTGGTCGTCGCGATCCTGGTCGCCGCGCTTCTGTTCACGTACTTCAGCATCGGAACCGGCGAAGGAATCGCCGGTTGGGGTACGGGACGACTGCGGTCGCTCGGTGATGCCGGCGGCGCGCTTTACGCAGGACGAAATCCGAACAAACTCGCCTATTTTGCGCTGCTCGTGCTGACCATGCTGTGGTACGCGCGGCGCACGATCCGCAGTCCGATCCTGTATCCGCTGTGGGCGGTCATCACCGCGATCACGTTCATCATGATCCCGCTGACCGCGTCACGAAGCGGCATGCTCAACCTTCTCGTCTTCGTCCTCATCGTGATGTGGGAAGGCAAGTTCAACGTCCGCAAGTTCGTCGCGTTTGCGGTCGTCACGATGGCCATCGTTATCCAGTTCGCCTACGACGCGAGCGTCATCGATCTGTTGCTTCCGTCGCAGACCGCGCAACGGCTGACCAACGTCGGTCTCAGCAGTCAGGCGCTGTCGGACGAGAGCTTCGAGGCGCAGGGCTCGGCCGGCGGCCGTTTCCGGACCGCCCAGGCCGCGACGCGTGTGTGGTTCGAGTATCCGGTGTTCGGCGTCGGAATCGGCAACTTCGAAACCGAGCGAGCAGTGACTGACCCGTTCGGCGTCGTCGGCCCGCCGCACAACTCGTACCTGTGGGCCCTCGCCGAAGGCGGCGTCGTGGTCTTCGTCCTGTACCTTTGGCTTTTCTGGTGGACGCTCCGCCGCATCCACGAGATCCGGTGGGAATACGAAGCGCGCTACGGTCCGATGAAGCTCGGCTGGCTCGTTGCCGCAATGCGAACCGCGCTCATCGGGTTCCTGTTCTACTCGTTCTTCGCGGACATGTGGTACCACGACTTTTTCTACATTCTCATGGGAATCTGCCTCGCGTTGATCCATCTCCACGAGCAGTACGCCGAAACCGGACGCGTGCCCGAGAGCTTCGCGATCGGTGGACGCAGCTCCGAGTCGTCTTCTCCCGCTTCGCGCGCGCCCCGGGGAGCCATCACGACTCCGCCGGTCGTGGTCGCGATGCCGCGACTTTCGGGATCCTGA
- a CDS encoding aspartate aminotransferase family protein: protein MTPGEQLAAFLRNVAQTSDSPLGLVVERASGCTIHAAGGREYLDLLAGIGVCALGHGNARVLEAIRVQAEKHLHVMVYGELVQEAQAALARKLASVLPATLDNVYFTNSGTEAVEGALKLARKATGRTWLVSCSGGFHGDTMGSVSVGGNPVYRTPFEPLVGDVAQIDFNDFDGLAVIDERHAAVIVEPVQAEAGVILPKPGWLAALRARCSEHGVLLIFDEVLTGFGRTGSLFAFEREGVVPDVLVLAKALGGGLPLGAFIASRSVMRTLSHDPPLAHVTTFGGHPLSCAAGLASLEVMLEEKLADRAARLGEWFTDRLRQRLRSPAVREIRHAGLLIGIEFDAASRAAAFTQACRSEGLLLGWTLHDDRVVRLAPPLVIHEAELDDASLRMERALSRTAAG, encoded by the coding sequence ATGACTCCGGGCGAGCAGCTCGCCGCGTTCCTTCGCAACGTCGCGCAGACTTCCGACTCACCGCTCGGCCTCGTCGTCGAGCGCGCGAGCGGCTGCACGATTCACGCTGCCGGCGGCCGCGAATACCTCGACCTGCTTGCCGGCATCGGCGTCTGCGCGCTCGGCCACGGAAATGCGCGCGTGCTCGAAGCCATCCGCGTGCAGGCCGAAAAGCATCTTCACGTGATGGTCTACGGCGAGCTCGTCCAGGAGGCGCAGGCCGCGCTTGCGCGGAAGCTTGCGAGCGTCCTGCCGGCAACGCTCGACAACGTGTATTTCACGAACTCCGGCACCGAAGCCGTCGAAGGCGCGCTCAAGCTCGCGCGCAAGGCGACCGGAAGGACCTGGCTCGTCTCGTGCAGCGGCGGCTTCCACGGCGATACGATGGGATCGGTCTCGGTCGGCGGCAATCCGGTCTACCGCACGCCGTTCGAGCCTCTGGTCGGCGACGTCGCGCAGATCGATTTCAACGACTTCGACGGCCTCGCGGTGATCGACGAACGCCATGCGGCCGTCATCGTGGAGCCTGTGCAGGCCGAAGCCGGCGTGATCCTTCCGAAACCGGGATGGCTTGCGGCGCTGCGCGCGCGCTGCAGCGAGCACGGCGTGCTTCTGATCTTCGACGAGGTGCTGACGGGCTTCGGCCGGACCGGAAGCCTCTTCGCATTCGAGCGCGAAGGCGTCGTGCCCGACGTGCTGGTGCTGGCCAAAGCGCTCGGCGGCGGCCTGCCGCTCGGCGCGTTCATCGCATCGCGCAGCGTGATGCGCACGCTGTCGCACGATCCGCCGCTCGCGCACGTGACGACGTTCGGCGGCCATCCGCTCTCGTGCGCGGCAGGGCTCGCGTCGCTCGAAGTCATGCTGGAGGAGAAGCTCGCCGATCGCGCGGCCCGGCTCGGCGAATGGTTCACGGACCGGCTGCGCCAACGGCTGCGAAGCCCGGCCGTGCGCGAGATCCGCCACGCCGGGCTTCTGATCGGAATCGAATTCGATGCCGCCTCGCGCGCCGCGGCGTTCACGCAGGCCTGTCGCAGCGAGGGACTGCTGCTCGGGTGGACGCTGCACGACGATCGGGTCGTGCGGCTCGCGCCGCCGCTCGTCATTCACGAAGCCGAGCTGGACGACGCGAGCCTTCGCATGGAGCGCGCGCTGTCGCGCACGGCTGCCGGCTAG
- a CDS encoding tetratricopeptide repeat protein — translation MSEPEAEVDLEELFYEGSDLHGEGKHDEAMARFDRILEIDPNYADALLGKAMVHLGRNEFDEAIACGKRMVELSPDDILAYTNLSVFYQRAGRIAEAEEAAAKAKVLDWKKQIGGA, via the coding sequence ATGAGCGAGCCGGAAGCCGAGGTCGACCTCGAAGAGCTGTTCTACGAAGGCAGCGATCTTCATGGGGAAGGAAAGCATGACGAGGCGATGGCGCGCTTCGATCGCATTCTCGAGATCGATCCGAACTACGCCGATGCGCTGCTCGGTAAAGCGATGGTGCACCTCGGCAGGAACGAGTTCGACGAGGCCATCGCGTGCGGCAAGCGCATGGTCGAGCTCTCGCCCGACGACATCCTCGCCTACACGAACCTGTCGGTCTTCTACCAGCGCGCCGGACGAATCGCCGAAGCCGAGGAAGCCGCGGCCAAGGCCAAGGTTCTCGACTGGAAGAAGCAGATCGGCGGAGCCTGA
- a CDS encoding VOC family protein: MRELRLDHVACGVRSSREIAALLECGLGARPHRGGPGAGFDGRQWSFAGGGLLELIEPSGDPDGFLHRFIAARGPGVHHVTFKVPDIHDARDRAVRLGYDVVGFNDEQPSWKECFLHPKQAGGIVVQMAEVDPDYQSDDWQPFAASYEGAPRSIATLKGPRLVIRERERAHRCWVELLGASVEKSGDSEETFRWQGCPLVIRVVIDPSAKSEGPTALEFAPFECAFPEPLPALLGSPLIQN, encoded by the coding sequence ATGCGCGAGCTCCGGCTTGATCACGTCGCGTGCGGCGTCCGCAGCTCGCGAGAGATTGCTGCGCTTCTCGAATGCGGGCTCGGTGCACGCCCGCATCGCGGCGGCCCCGGCGCGGGCTTCGATGGGCGGCAGTGGTCGTTTGCCGGCGGCGGCCTGCTCGAGCTGATCGAGCCGAGCGGAGATCCGGACGGGTTTCTCCACCGGTTCATCGCAGCACGCGGCCCGGGCGTTCATCACGTGACGTTCAAGGTCCCCGACATCCACGACGCTCGCGATCGCGCCGTACGGCTCGGTTACGACGTCGTCGGCTTCAACGACGAACAGCCGTCGTGGAAAGAATGCTTCCTGCATCCGAAGCAGGCCGGCGGCATCGTCGTCCAGATGGCCGAGGTCGATCCGGACTACCAGAGCGACGACTGGCAGCCGTTTGCCGCATCCTACGAAGGTGCGCCGCGCAGCATCGCGACGCTCAAAGGTCCGCGCCTCGTCATTCGCGAGCGCGAACGCGCGCATCGCTGCTGGGTCGAGCTTCTCGGTGCCAGCGTCGAGAAGTCAGGCGACTCGGAAGAAACATTTCGCTGGCAAGGCTGTCCGCTCGTGATCCGCGTCGTCATCGACCCGTCCGCAAAGAGCGAAGGCCCGACGGCACTCGAGTTCGCGCCGTTCGAATGCGCATTTCCCGAACCATTGCCGGCGCTGCTGGGAAGTCCGCTCATTCAAAACTGA